The DNA segment CGCGCGATTCAAGGCCGAGGTCATGTCCGTCGCGAAGCAACGTCACGCCGGAATCGTGTCGGTCTACGACATCGTCGAGGAAGGCGAGACCCTCGCCTACATCATGGAATGGGTCGACGGGCTGACCATGCAGCAGGCCATCGACCTGTGGACCGATCACGCCGGCCCCGACACGCACCAGCAGCGGATGGCCGTTCTCAACGAGCGGCTCTGCGTCGCCAGGCCTGACGAGGGCTTCATCGGGTTCGTCACGCGGGTCGCGGAAGCGATCGCGCGGGCCCTCGCCTCGGTGCACGCGACGGGCGTGGTCCACCGCGACGTCAAACCCTCCAACATCCTGGTGCGCCGGGACGGCACGCCGCTGCTCTCGGACTTCGGCCTCGCCAAGGACGCCGCCCGCGACAGCCTCACGGTGGGCCCCGGCTTTCTCGGCACCCTCGCCTACGCCGCCCCGGAGCAACTCCGCGGCGAGGAACTCGACCACCGCGCCGACATCTTCTCGCTCGGCGCAACGTTGTATCACCTGCTCCTCCTCTCGCCCCCGACTCGCCACGCAAGCGTGCCCGCCGCGCTCCGCTCGCTCCAGCAGGGCGACCACCTCGCCGCACTCAGAACCGCCCCTGATCTTCCGACGCACCTTGTCCGCATCATCGAACGCGCGATGGCGTTCGATCGCGACCGGCGCTTCCCGTCGGCGCAGCACATGGCCGACGCGTTCGCCTCGCCCACGCCAGGGCCCCGCCCGGAAGCACGCCGCCGGCTCACCCGGGGCGGGACCGCGGCGGTCGCGTTGCTCGCGCTCGCCGGCTCGTCATCGCTCTTCGCGCTGCGTCGCTGCGATCCGCGCGCCGGCCCGGACATCTGGCAATCCCCGACCCGCATCACGATCGAGAACCCCACCCCGGGCGATTTGTTCGGGCACGCCGTGAGCGGCTTTGGAGATCGTCTTCTCGTCGGCGCGGTCCAGGCCGATGTGCCCGGACGAGACGACGGCGTGGATGCGGGGCGCGCCGCCATATTCGTCCACGAGAACGGCGCCTGGCGCCAGGAAGCCGAACTCACCGTCCCGGACCTCTGCCACTCCCGCAGGTTCGGCGAGAGCGCGCTCCTCGTGGGCGACACCGCGATCGTGGGCGCCCCCGGCACACCCGTCGACGGCCTCCCTGTCGCCGGGGCCGTCTATGTCTTCAATCGCGTCGGCGCCGAGTGGCGACAGACCCAGCGCATCACCGCACCCGTTCCCTTCGAACAGGACGGCCTCGGCTATCGCATAGACGGCAGCGGCGACATTGTGGTCATCACGAGCTTTTTCCGATCGCCCGCCGCCGCCAAGGATGGGCCCCGCGCCTTGCCCGCCGGCGCCGGCCCGGCGCATGTGTTCCGCCTGAAAGACGGCCGCCTGACGCTTCTGCAAACCCTCTCCCCGGACAGTCTCCGAAGCCCGGAGATGCCTGGCATCTCACCCGGAGTCTTCGAAGGCGGGGAGTACATCGTGCTCGCCGGCCCCTTTGCCAACACGGCCGTGGGCGATCAGACGGGCGTCGTCTACATCTACAGGCGCAGCCCCACAACCGACCGGTGGGATCTCGTCCAGGAGTTGTGGGACCCCTCGATCCGGCCCTACGACAACTTCGGCACCCATGTGGTGGCCTTCCGACCCAAAGGATCGCCCCCCGGCCCCGCGGGCGTGCACCTGGCCATTTCCGCCGCCACGTGGTCGTACCCCGAAGCCACGCGCGTGGGCAAGGTCCTTATCTTCCGCCCGGAGCCCGCGGCGACCGGCAAGGCCGAATCGTCCGACGGCCTGCGCTGGGTCCTCGACAGCGAGATCGCCCCCGACGTCGCGAACCGGTTCCACAACTCGCTCTTCGGCCTCTGGTTCACCGAGTTCGACGGACGGCTGGCCGTCTTTCACAAGCGCCCCGGAAGCCGAACACTCAGGTGCGGGGTCGCCATCTACGAACCGACGCCGCACGCCTGGCAACTCGAGCGCACGATCTACCTCGGCGGGCAGGACGACGACGACCTCGGCATCAGAATGGACACGTGGCTCAGCCGCACGAGCGGCCACGCCCGACGCCACATCGTCTTCAGCGCGCCCAAGTTCGACTGGCCCCAGCCCGCCGACGTCCACCAGGACCGCGGGGCGGTCTGGAGCTGGTCCTTGCCCGCCCGCTGACTCCGGCGATTTCCCCTTTTTCTCCGACGAATCACGGCGCGAACTCCCCTCTCGGATGTCGCCCCGTCTGCTTCGATCCGTCCCGGCGCCCGTCGGCGGCCCGGACACCCAAGCCAGACGAGCAGCGCGAACTTTTCCGAGGGAGCGAGCACCCGTGGCACACACCAATCGCAGCGTTCGCCGGATGATCACCATCGCCACCTTGCTCGCCGCCGCCGGTTCGGCGTGTGGTCAGGCGGTCGGCACCGCCTTCACCTATCAGGGCTCGCTCTCGGACGCGGGCACGCCCTCGAGCGGCTTCCACGATCTGCGCTTCCAGTTGTACACGGAGAGCGGCTCGCCCGTCGGCCCGCTGCTCTGCTCGAACGACGTGCTGCTGGGCGCAAACGGGCAGTTCACCGTGTCCCTCGACTTCGGGAGCGCCTTCCTCGGCGACCTGCTCTCGCTCGAGATCCAGGTGCGCGCCGATGCCGGCCAAACGCTCCCGTGCGCGAACACCACCGGCTTCACGGTGCTCGCGCCGCGCCAGACACTGAACCCCACGCCCAACGCCATGTGGGCCACCAACGCCAGCACCGCCGCCAATGCCAGCGCCGCCATCAACTCGACCAACCTCAACGGCCAGCCGGCATCGTTCTACCAGAACGCGAACAACCTCACGAACGGCTCGCTGCCGAGCTCCCGCTTCTCGGGCACCTACGCATCCCAGGTCAACCTCAGCAATCCCGCGAACCTGTTCTCCGGCGCGTTCACCGGCTCGGGCGCCGCGCTCACCCAGCTCAACGCCTCGAACATCGCCAGCGGCACGCTCGACGTGTCGCGCCTTCCCGCCGTCGTCGCCCGCACGAACATCGTGCAGAGCTGGAGCGCTCAGCAAACATTCCAGACTCAACCCTTCTTTACCTCACCCGGATTTCCCTTCGCCGTTTCTTCCAACGGCCTCGTCACGAACCTCAACGCCGATCTCCTCGACGGCCTGCACAGCTCCGCCTTCGCCCTCGTCGCCCACACCCACACTGCCGCCGACATCGCATCCGGCACGCTCGTCGACGCTCGCCTCTCCTCCAACGTCGCGCTCCTCAACCGCGCAAACGCCTTCGGCAACTTCCCGAACACCTTCCTCGGCAGCGTCGGCGTCGGCACCGCCAGCCCCTCCGGCAAGTTCGAGGTCGCCTCTGGTGGCGGCTCCTTCGTCCGCGTCACCACCGGCAACGGCGATATCGAATACAACGGCGGCCTCGACGGCGTCATGGTCTTCACCAACACGATCGCCACCGGATCCACCTCGTTCGTGAAGTCCGACGGCTCCCCACAACTCGTCATCAACCACACCAACGGCCGGGTCGGCATCGGTACCTCGACACCCACCGCCCCGCTCGACGTCCGCGGCGCCGCGGCCACCCCCGGCACCTTCACCGTCACGCCCGGCCAGCTCTTCGGCGTCACGAACTCCGTCGCCGTCACGCTGGATACCCCCGGCGTCGGCGTGATCGGCGTCTCGGACAACTTCCTCGTCAACAACGGGCTCACCGTCAATGGCACCAGCACCTTCAGCCACGCCAACTTCAACAGCATCGGCGTCTCGAGCACCGGCGTCGTCGCGAACCTCAACGCCGATCTCCTCGACGGCCAGCACGCCTCCGCCTTCCTCACCTCCATCCCCGTGCCGCTGACGCTCTCGGGTTCCGTCAGCGCGGCCGGAACCATCAACGGCACCAACACACGCCTTGACGGCATTGGCATTCAGGCCATTTCCACCGGGACCGACGGCATCGCCCTCCTCGCGTCGGCAACTGGCGACAACCCCTTGGGCGTGGCCATCGGCGTTCGGGCCGAAACAGCAGATCAGAACGGCATCGGCATCCACGCCCGCGCCACACACTCCGCTGGAGCCAATACCGGACTCCAGGCCGAAACTGCCAGCAGCAGCGTGAACGCCGCCGCGATCCGCGCCTTCGCCACCAACGGCGCCCGAGGCCTCGTCGCCGGCTCGACCTCCTCCGAAGCGGTCCTCGCGACCAGCTCCACCGGCACCGCCATCCGTGCCAACGCCACCAACGGCGGGCGAGGCGTCGTCGCCGACTCGACCTCCTCCGAAGCGGTCCTCGCCACCAGCATCACCGGCACCGCCGTGCGCGGCGTCACCAACACCGGCGGCACCGCCGTGTACGGCGAACGCGCCGCCAACGGCAACAAGGGCTGGTTCGGCGGCGCCGGCGAGGGCGCCTGGGCCGAATCCCCCACCGGCGTCGGTCTCGTCGCGCTCAGCGGCGCGGCCGGCGGCGCCGCCATCTACTGCCGCAACGACGGCGGCGGCCTCGCGATCAACTGCGACGGCGAGGCCCAGGTCCGTGTCCTCACCATCGTCGGCGGCTCAGACGTCGCCGAGCCCTTCGACGTCGCCGCCAGCCTCGCCACCGACACCACCACCGCCGTCCAGGCCATCCCCGGCATGGTCGTCTCCATCGACCCCGCCAACCCGGGCGCCCTCGTCGTCTCCACCACCGCCTACGACACCAAGGTCGCCGGCATCATCTCCGGGGCAAACGGCCTGGCCCCCGGCCTCACCCTCCGCGCCATCGATCAGCAGCACGCCGACGGCGACCACCCCGTCGCCATGACCGGCCGCGTCTGGTGCTACGTCGACACGTCCTTCGGCGCCATCGAGCCCGGCGACCGACTCACCTCGAGCCAGACGCCAGGACACGCGATGAAGGTGCGCCCCGGCGCCGACGCCAGCGGCTCCGTCATCGGCAAGGCCATGACCCCCCTCGCCCAGGGCGAGAAGGGCATGGTCCTCGTCCTCGTCAACCTCCAGTGATCGGCGTCACCGCTGCTCCCCGCTCGCGATCGCACCATCCGCCCTCCTGGAGACCATCCATGTTCCGCTCGCTCCTGCTCCTGCTCGCGGCTTGCCTCTGCGTCGACGTGTCGGCGGCCCAGGACTTCGTGCCCGGTCGCCGCGAAGCGG comes from the Planctomycetota bacterium genome and includes:
- a CDS encoding protein kinase, whose translation is MDPSPPDDPSDEGTRANPAAGERARAARQELLDEFFDRAVGSIQIGNPIPFPDEIRADPSLCAAAERLADVAKVLCGSAAPGMDLQGYTILSELGRGGMGVVYLARQERLGGRPVAIKVLPAHIAGSLSARARFKAEVMSVAKQRHAGIVSVYDIVEEGETLAYIMEWVDGLTMQQAIDLWTDHAGPDTHQQRMAVLNERLCVARPDEGFIGFVTRVAEAIARALASVHATGVVHRDVKPSNILVRRDGTPLLSDFGLAKDAARDSLTVGPGFLGTLAYAAPEQLRGEELDHRADIFSLGATLYHLLLLSPPTRHASVPAALRSLQQGDHLAALRTAPDLPTHLVRIIERAMAFDRDRRFPSAQHMADAFASPTPGPRPEARRRLTRGGTAAVALLALAGSSSLFALRRCDPRAGPDIWQSPTRITIENPTPGDLFGHAVSGFGDRLLVGAVQADVPGRDDGVDAGRAAIFVHENGAWRQEAELTVPDLCHSRRFGESALLVGDTAIVGAPGTPVDGLPVAGAVYVFNRVGAEWRQTQRITAPVPFEQDGLGYRIDGSGDIVVITSFFRSPAAAKDGPRALPAGAGPAHVFRLKDGRLTLLQTLSPDSLRSPEMPGISPGVFEGGEYIVLAGPFANTAVGDQTGVVYIYRRSPTTDRWDLVQELWDPSIRPYDNFGTHVVAFRPKGSPPGPAGVHLAISAATWSYPEATRVGKVLIFRPEPAATGKAESSDGLRWVLDSEIAPDVANRFHNSLFGLWFTEFDGRLAVFHKRPGSRTLRCGVAIYEPTPHAWQLERTIYLGGQDDDDLGIRMDTWLSRTSGHARRHIVFSAPKFDWPQPADVHQDRGAVWSWSLPAR